The genomic stretch CGCAGAACCACTGTCTCGAAACCCTTCCGCGCCTCGCCAGCAATGGAGGCCGCGGTGGCGGcactggaggcggccgcggagaaGACCGCCGGAGCGGCGTGGGCCGCGAAAGAGGCTgccgtggcggcctcggctgctgCGACGGAGGCTGCTGGGGCGGCCACGGCTGCGAAGGAGACCgcggtggccgcctcggctgctgCGACGGAGGCTGCtggggcggccacggcggcgaagGAGACCGCGGTGGCCGCCTCGGCTTCTGCGACGGAGGCTGCAGGGGCGGCCACGGCTGCGAAGGAGGCCGCGGTGGCGGCCTTGGCTACCGcagagcaggcggcggcggcatcgtccgcaGCGAAAGAGGCTGCGGAGGCGGCGGACGCTGCTGCAGCGGCGACCGCCAAGGAGCTGGCAGCGGCGATGCGCTATTCTAAGAAGCGTAGATTCCATCAGATCGACGACGAAGGGCGTCGCGGCGGCAGCCGCGATGACAGGGGAAACCTCGACCTCATCAACGCCCTTCCCGACGACGTCCTCGGCAGCATCATCTCCCGCCTCCCCACCGAGGACGGCGCCCGCACGCAGGCCATCTCTCGCCGGTGGCTTCCCCTCTGGCGCTCCGCACCACTTAATCTTGCGGATAATTTTATCGGCTCGGTCTCGAGAAGCAAGCGCATGGCCTTGGTCTCGAAGATCCTCTCTGAGCACCGTGGCCCTGCCCGCCGCCTATCGCTCAAGTTGCTCTGCCCAATCGAGGTGATTGACGGTTGGCTTCACTCTCAAGCCCTGGACAGCCTAGAGGAGCTCGATCTCGCCAACATCAGGGACATGCCGCTGTCCGTGTTCCGTTTCGCTCCCACGCTCCGCTTTGCCAGATTCAGCAGTTGCCGTCTGCCCAATTCGATTTCAACGCTGCGTCTGAATTTCCCATGCCTCAAGCAGCTCACCCTGTACGGGATCTCCGTTATGGAGGATGCTCTCCAAAACTTGCTCTCTGGCTGCACTGCCTTGGAAAGCCTTGAGCTGTCTATTTCTGGCATAGGTGCCATCTGCATCAGCTCCCAAACTCTAAGGAGCTTAGCCTTCTACCATGCTTTGGAGCCGAATATTTTGCAGCTAGTAATCAAGGACGCCCCTTCTCTAGAAAGATTGCTACCACTAGATACAGAGTGGAGTCGAGTGAACATCCAGGTAATCCGGGCACCTAAACTGGAGGTATTGAGTTTGCTATCTGAAGGCTTATCCAAAGTCCAGTTTGGAACAACGATTTTTGAGGTAGCAGCAGCCTTCGTCCATCCATCATTGGCATTCCTATACAGAAGCTATTAATCATGTTTGCGCCTTTTCTTTTCTGCAGAAAATGATTGCTATCAGCTTGACAACCAAAATTCAC from Lolium rigidum isolate FL_2022 chromosome 4, APGP_CSIRO_Lrig_0.1, whole genome shotgun sequence encodes the following:
- the LOC124708213 gene encoding putative FBD-associated F-box protein At5g56440 isoform X1; amino-acid sequence: MRYSKKRRFHQIDDEGRRGGSRDDRGNLDLINALPDDVLGSIISRLPTEDGARTQAISRRWLPLWRSAPLNLADNFIGSVSRSKRMALVSKILSEHRGPARRLSLKLLCPIEVIDGWLHSQALDSLEELDLANIRDMPLSVFRFAPTLRFARFSSCRLPNSISTLRLNFPCLKQLTLYGISVMEDALQNLLSGCTALESLELSISGIGAICISSQTLRSLAFYHALEPNILQLVIKDAPSLERLLPLDTEWSRVNIQVIRAPKLEVLSLLSEGLSKVQFGTTIFEKMIAISLTTKIHTMKVLVLDTIGPNLDAVVDFLKCFPCLVRLYVISHPTKDMNSARKYDRLDPIECLELHLKKVVLMNYDGSKRPSVEFAKFFVLNSKLLKEMEIEVLNNRNDKWMANQRKQLCVDKRASRDARIELKIGTKKSDLPKMDTHDLSMADPFESGAFC
- the LOC124708213 gene encoding putative FBD-associated F-box protein At5g56440 isoform X2; amino-acid sequence: MRYSKKRRFHQIDDEGRRGGSRDDRGNLDLINALPDDVLGSIISRLPTEDGARTQAISRRWLPLWRSAPLNLADNFIGSVSRSKRMALVSKILSEHRGPARRLSLKLLCPIEVIDGWLHSQALDSLEELDLANIRDMPLSVFRFAPTLRFARFSSCRLPNSISTLRLNFPCLKQLTLYGISVMEDALQNLLSGCTALESLELSISGIGAICISSQTLRSLAFYHALEPNILQLVIKDAPSLERLLPLDTEWSRVNIQVIRAPKLEVLSLLSEGLSKVQFGTTIFEKMIAISLTTKIHTMKVLVLDTIGPNLDAVVDFLKCFPCLSHPTKDMNSARKYDRLDPIECLELHLKKVVLMNYDGSKRPSVEFAKFFVLNSKLLKEMEIEVLNNRNDKWMANQRKQLCVDKRASRDARIELKIGTKKSDLPKMDTHDLSMADPFESGAFC
- the LOC124708213 gene encoding F-box/LRR-repeat protein At4g14103-like isoform X3, with the translated sequence MRYSKKRRFHQIDDEGRRGGSRDDRGNLDLINALPDDVLGSIISRLPTEDGARTQAISRRWLPLWRSAPLNLADNFIGSVSRSKRMALVSKILSEHRGPARRLSLKLLCPIEVIDGWLHSQALDSLEELDLANIRDMPLSVFRFAPTLRFARFSSCRLPNSISTLRLNFPCLKQLTLYGISVMEDALQNLLSGCTALESLELSISGIGAICISSQTLRSLAFYHALEPNILQLVIKDAPSLERLLPLDTEWSRVNIQKMIAISLTTKIHTMKVLVLDTIGPNLDAVVDFLKCFPCLVRLYVISHPTKDMNSARKYDRLDPIECLELHLKKVVLMNYDGSKRPSVEFAKFFVLNSKLLKEMEIEVLNNRNDKWMANQRKQLCVDKRASRDARIELKIGTKKSDLPKMDTHDLSMADPFESGAFC